The genomic window CATTGAGCTCTGCAGCCTTGGCCTCCAGAGCCAGTTCCAATCTTTTTGCAGGCCCCGAAACAAGATTGCCGAGGGCGTCGTTCAGCGAGCCGAGGCTGAGGATTCCGTAAGCCGCGCTACCCACCAGCAATAGTATGACAAAACCAAATGCGGCAGCGAGTTTAAGTTTAATCGTAATACGCATCTCAATATTCCCCTACGAGAGCGAAGCAATAAATGTGAACCGGAACACGCGGCATCATGCAGCAACGAAATTCCGACCGGCAAAACATGCCGAGTCAGGAGACGCTCCCGTCCACGGAACGTCGAACTTTAAAGTGATGTGTCTGAAAGGGGGGAAGCGACTACATTCACTTCCCGGCGGCCGGACATCTATCGGTCGCAGCACCAACGCTTACACACGTTGGGATATTTCCGCCTCGGGCCGCCGGAGCGGCCCGAGGGATCATATGAGGGCGGGCGCTCGGGCGCCCAGCCGGGGAGCGCTATGCGCTCTCCCTGAAGTCGTCGTCGCCGGCATCAGGACCGCCCATCGACATGTCGAGAGCAAAGCCCTTGAGGCGCTGCTGCTGAGCTGAAACGGTCTGGCCGCGACCCTGTCCGTATGCCTGCGGGGTGGGGTTGCGGGCAGCAACCGCCGCTTTCGCCTTTGACGAGCCTTTCGGCTGCGTCCTCTGGACACCGGTGCGAACGCTGCCTGCCGTATCGACCTTGAAGAAGGCGATCGACGTCTGCAGTTCTTCCGCTTGGGAAGCAAGCTCTTCGGAAGTCGCCGACATTTGCTCGGAGGCGCCGGCATTCTGCTGCGTCACCTTGTCGAGCTGCTGGATCGCCTCGTTGATCTGCGAGGCGCCGATATCCTGCTCGCGGCAGGCGGCGCTGATCTCTGCGACCAGTTCCGCCGTCTTGCGGATGTCCGGCACCAGGCGGCCGAGCATCTCGCCGGCATCGGCCGCGGCCTTGACCGTGTCACCCGACATCGCACTGATTTCGGCTGCGGCCGACTGGCTGCGTTCGGCAAGCTTGCGCACTTCCGAGGCGACCACCGCAAAACCCTTGCCGTGCTCACCGGCGCGCGCGGCTTCCACGGCGGCGTTGAGGGCGAGAAGATCGGTCTGCCGCGCGATTTCCTGAACGATACTGATCTTCTGCGCGATCGTGCGCATCGCATCGACCGCGCGTGTCACTGCTTCGCCGCTGGCTTCCGCATCCTTGGCCGATTGGCGGGCGATCTTCTCTGTCTGGGCAGCATTGTCGGCATTCTGCTTGATGTTGGCGGCCATCTCCTCCATCGAGGCGGAGGCTTCTTCTGCGGAAGCGGCCTGTTCAGTCGCGCCCTGCGACACCTGCTCGGAACTTGCCGAAAGCTGCTGGCTGCCGGAAGAGACGTTTTCGGCGGCCGACAGGGCGTCGGCGACAACGCCGCGCAGGCGCTCGATCATGATGTTGACGTTGCCCAGAAGTTCGCCGATTTCGTCGTGGCCGGTGATTTCGGCCATCTTCGTCAGATCGCCTTCGGCCACTTCGCGAACCACGGTGTTGGCACGGCCGAGGCCCTTGCTGATCGTGCTGGCGATCCAGAAAGCGGTGATGGCGGCAATCACCAGAGCAACGGTAGCGACGGCGATCATTGTCATCCGGGTTGTTGTGTACTGCACGTCCGCATTATCGTCAGCTGCCCTCATTCGCTGCTTTTCAAGCGCCAGAATTTCGGCGAGTGTCGCGTCAATGCCATTGGCGGCGGCACGCGCAGCAGTGATCGAGACGGTGTTTGCCCCCTCCGCATTGCCGGCCTTCATATATTCCCGGATCTGGTCGTCGGCTGTATTGAAAGCATTGGAAAATTCGGCGATGCGTGCCCAGCGCGCCTTGCCTTCTTCCGTTGCAAGCGCCTGTACCTGATTGAAGGCCTCGCTGAATTCCTTACGGGCCAGATTGCCCTTTTCGATCGCCCCTGCCGTTTCCTCGTCTGTGCGGGCGGTGAGCAGGTTCTTCTGCTGGCGGATGGCCTGGAGCTGCGCGATGTCGATCTGTTGCGCAAGGTCGAGGCGGGCCGCCGGACCGGCAAGAAGATTGCCGATCGTGTCGTTCAGCGATCCAAGGCTGAGTATACCGTAAGCGGCGGTGCCCAAAAGCATGAGGATGATGAAGGTGAACGCGGTCACCAGTTTTGTCTTGATTGTCAATCGCATCGGTTTAACCCCAATTTGAACCCATCCGGTGTCAGTTGACGGCACCCGCCGCATTGCGCGATGAAAAGATCGCCTGCAGGTTCGGGAGAATGATGAACTCCCCGCCCCTCTTCACCAGGCAGTTGATGTAATCGGCTCGCCAGCGCATGCCGACGCTGGGCGGCGCCTCGCTCGCCGTCTTTGCCAGCGTCGTCACCTCGTTCACCTTGTCGGTCCTGAGGCCGACGAGCGTCTGCTCGCCCTGCAGATCGATCTCGATGACGATGATCCGGCTGTCGATCGTGGCTTCCGCCGCCTCCATCCCGAAGGCGAGACGCAGGTCGGCGAGCGGAATGACCTTGCCGCGGAAATTGATGACGCTTGCGACGAAGGGCTGGCTGCCCGGCACCGCGGTTTCCGGAAGCAGGTCCAGGATTTCCTGGACGATGACCGCTTCCAGCGCGAAGGTCTCGCCGTTGAGATCGAAGGTCAGCACCTCGACCTCCTCGGCATAGCTCCAGTGATTGTCGAACCGTTCGGCCGTTGCTGCTGTTGCACTCATCCTGCTACCCGCAATTGCGCCTCCTGTTGCTGACCCGCGGCAACCAGGTGCCCGACGTCGAGAATGAGAGCGACGCTGCCGTCGCCGAGAATGGTCGCACCCGAGAAGGTCGCCACATCGTTGTGCAGTTTCGACATCGACTTGATGACCGTCTGGTGGTCGCCGATGATCTGGTCGACGACGAGGCCGACGCGCTCCGTGCCGGTCGAGATCACTACGACCTTCTGGTGAACGTCAGGTTTTGTGCCGGTGCGGAAGAGATCGCGCAGGCGCAGGAATGGCACCAGGCTGTCGCGCAGCGAGATGAAGCTGCGGCCTCGCGAGCGGAGATCTTCCTCGAGCGACAGTTCGAGGCACTCCTCGACCGCCGAGAGCGGAATGACGTAGCGGCCGGAGCCGACGCGCACCAGCAGGCCGTCGATGATAGCAAGCGTCAGCGGGATGCGCAGCGACACTTCCGAACCCTGACCGGGCACGCTGACGATATCGATCGCGCCGCGGAGCGCTTCGACCGTCTTCTTGACGACGTCCATGCCGACGCCGCGGCCGGACAGATTGGTGATCGCCGCCGCCGTCGAAAAGCCCGGCGCGAAGATCAGCTGCAAGAGCTCGGAGTCGGAAAGCGGCTGACCGGGATGAATGAGACCGGAGGATTCAGCTTTGGCACGAACCCGTTCGCGATTGATGCCCCGGCCGTCGTCCTTGATCGAGATGATCACCTCGCCGCCGGCCTGGCGGGCCGAAAGTGTCACCGTACCGGCTTCGGTCTTGCCGGCGGCAAGGCGGTCAGCGGGCGTCTCGAGACCGTGATCGATCGAGTTGCGCACCAGATGCACCAGCGGATCGGCCAGGCGCTCGATGACCGTCTTGTCGACTTCGGTGGTCTCGCCCTCGGTCACCAGCTCGATCACCTTGCCGGTCTCGCGGGCGAGATCGTGGACAAGGCGGCGGAAGCGAGAGAAGAGGGTTGCGACCGGCACCATGCGCAGCACCATCATCGTGTCGCGCAACTCGCCGGAAAGGCGTTCGA from Rhizobium sp. Pop5 includes these protein-coding regions:
- a CDS encoding chemotaxis protein CheA, whose translation is MSTLDPVAVFRMEAAECLEAIEAGLLDLTHDLDNKDLVDAVFRGLHTLKGSGAMFGFEALAAFTHHCETAFDRVRKGEVAATSELVAAVLAAQDHMRALVDQPDADHGDAGQKLLAQLQAAVGGKAAAPAAAAAAVPATVREVPAKKKNSWRIRFSLPANSMANGTNPLGLLDELRDLGECTVRANTSAIPPLDELTPTELYVSWDVTLTSEQDRSAIDDVFIFVLDDMELSVEEIDGAAATAAPVAAKPASAPVAAASPAPVQAAAVPEFRPVEAVPAKREAPAAASQAKAAENVRVPAERLDELMDRVGELVIAQSRLSQLASASTDIALRSVSEEIERLSGELRDTMMVLRMVPVATLFSRFRRLVHDLARETGKVIELVTEGETTEVDKTVIERLADPLVHLVRNSIDHGLETPADRLAAGKTEAGTVTLSARQAGGEVIISIKDDGRGINRERVRAKAESSGLIHPGQPLSDSELLQLIFAPGFSTAAAITNLSGRGVGMDVVKKTVEALRGAIDIVSVPGQGSEVSLRIPLTLAIIDGLLVRVGSGRYVIPLSAVEECLELSLEEDLRSRGRSFISLRDSLVPFLRLRDLFRTGTKPDVHQKVVVISTGTERVGLVVDQIIGDHQTVIKSMSKLHNDVATFSGATILGDGSVALILDVGHLVAAGQQQEAQLRVAG
- a CDS encoding methyl-accepting chemotaxis protein; this encodes MRLTIKTKLVTAFTFIILMLLGTAAYGILSLGSLNDTIGNLLAGPAARLDLAQQIDIAQLQAIRQQKNLLTARTDEETAGAIEKGNLARKEFSEAFNQVQALATEEGKARWARIAEFSNAFNTADDQIREYMKAGNAEGANTVSITAARAAANGIDATLAEILALEKQRMRAADDNADVQYTTTRMTMIAVATVALVIAAITAFWIASTISKGLGRANTVVREVAEGDLTKMAEITGHDEIGELLGNVNIMIERLRGVVADALSAAENVSSGSQQLSASSEQVSQGATEQAASAEEASASMEEMAANIKQNADNAAQTEKIARQSAKDAEASGEAVTRAVDAMRTIAQKISIVQEIARQTDLLALNAAVEAARAGEHGKGFAVVASEVRKLAERSQSAAAEISAMSGDTVKAAADAGEMLGRLVPDIRKTAELVAEISAACREQDIGASQINEAIQQLDKVTQQNAGASEQMSATSEELASQAEELQTSIAFFKVDTAGSVRTGVQRTQPKGSSKAKAAVAARNPTPQAYGQGRGQTVSAQQQRLKGFALDMSMGGPDAGDDDFRESA
- a CDS encoding chemotaxis protein CheW → MSATAATAERFDNHWSYAEEVEVLTFDLNGETFALEAVIVQEILDLLPETAVPGSQPFVASVINFRGKVIPLADLRLAFGMEAAEATIDSRIIVIEIDLQGEQTLVGLRTDKVNEVTTLAKTASEAPPSVGMRWRADYINCLVKRGGEFIILPNLQAIFSSRNAAGAVN